A region of the Pedococcus aerophilus genome:
TGAAGAACGAGCCGCACGACCACGTGTCGTGGTCCTCGGCGTCCAGGACCATGCCGCGCCGACGCCTCTGGTGCAGGACAGCCTCCCGTGCTGCCGCCAGCGGCACCCGGTCACCGACGGCGACGTCGAGCTGGCGGGCGAGGTCGGCGTACCCGACCGGCTGGCTGAGCTCGCTGGGGATCAGCTGGAACAGCACGTCGAGGACGACGAAACGACTGGTGGCCTTGAAGATCGAGTGGCGGTAGGTGAACGCGCAGTCGAGGGCGGCGAAGGTACGCACCCGCTGCTCGTGGCGGTCCCAGACGCGCACAGAGGCGATCGTCTGGGCCACCTCCTGGCCGTAGGCGCCGACGTTCTGCACCGGCGTCGCACCCGTCCCGCCGGGGATGCCGGACATCGCCTCGATGCCCGACCAGCCCTCGACGACGGCTCGGGCCACGAGGTCGTCCCAGGGGACGCCTGCCGCGACGCGCACCATGACGCCACCGCACAGGTCGGCCGACTCGACCTCGATCCCGTCGGAGGCGACGCGGACGACCGTGCCGGGGAAGCCGGCGTCGGTGACGACGACGTTGCTCCCCCCGGAGATGACGAGCAGCGGCTCGTCGGCGTCATCGACCTCCCGGACCGCGTCGACGACCTCGTCGGTGGAGGAGGCCGTGACGAGGCGGGCGGCCGGGCCACCGACCCGCATCGTCGT
Encoded here:
- a CDS encoding UDP-N-acetylmuramate dehydrogenase, translated to MREEHDVPLADLTTMRVGGPAARLVTASSTDEVVDAVREVDDADEPLLVISGGSNVVVTDAGFPGTVVRVASDGIEVESADLCGGVMVRVAAGVPWDDLVARAVVEGWSGIEAMSGIPGGTGATPVQNVGAYGQEVAQTIASVRVWDRHEQRVRTFAALDCAFTYRHSIFKATSRFVVLDVLFQLIPSELSQPVGYADLARQLDVAVGDRVPLAAAREAVLHQRRRRGMVLDAEDHDTWSCGSFFTNPILSVHHFADLEARATARLGADGPTPPRFADPDGNVKTSAAWLIEKAGFDKGFCLPGSSAAISGKHTLALTNRGGATAAEVSALARAVRDGVHEAFGVVLVNEPVLVGHGL